Proteins co-encoded in one Halorussus lipolyticus genomic window:
- a CDS encoding ATPase, T2SS/T4P/T4SS family — translation MSDERDAEDVASDEEPRGGDASPDDDVPDEPTGSDDARADDSEADDAEADDKPTEDNPEESAEKLAETGDQSGETADQLEDDESDDTTESEDESETEAEDESEAEVEDTPETETDETDETEQATDESETEDDADAESDADTEDAEDELNTEDTDAGPDSLDISDDELASAGVSVGEYDWDEFKEEFFYENGSPPTNWRGKALPFEPDEYLGHDPAETGELVEEGAETAEGLSAYFEDFLDPKETPVALGEYLWEHFRYEYYYDEDDDEKVLPRDESGEVVPFDRSEWLGHDDFPASVFEAGTAVTDLSASFEEWLNPETTPVVKGEYYWEHFKYEYYYTDTDVTAPERPRDDEGDIDRFDKEDWLGFPEDDIEELLAEGAHDARKLLQIEDERTLDVPEDLDEDAFFSTVEGHTTVVNRYDLEKEVALPKKQHFREVDRYWVNKPFSFVVIFHSEKENETKYYLVEPYCTPIEEDLKEFLTKKLRSSIKYSSDEVVVEADEAEREEVIERETLELLARYDLYAENDGERADQLKELLERYDETKDAVSAYVERLREETTEAVEPIREALENRRDDEDDATGAETPEEDEAERDDEPETEADESEIDAEPSPEADPESEEVAADGGAVEDEDAESPAAGPESPEAPETPEEPDATGDESADLPATTDAEGEENADLPAKTDEDDPEPRIRLDEYLDLDFDAEGSLREQVRSAFEAKIEELEPDESGGLDGIMVRPEPVLIEEDNDDLSEYQAEKLLYYLKRDFTGYERIDGIKHDINVEDISCDGYNSPVFVYHTDYEQVISNVYHGEDELDDFVVKMAQRSGKGISKRQPQVDATLPDGSRAQLTLGREVSDHGTNYTIRQFKDVPFTPIDLVNWNTFSLEEMAFMWLAIENHKSLIFAGGTASGKTTSLNAVSLFIPSNSKIVSIEDTREVELPQRNWIASVTRPSFSDDDKGDVDEFDLLEAALRQRPDYIVMGEIRGEEGRTLFQVMSTGHTTYTTFHADTVGEVLKRFTTEPINVSKTLFTALDLVSIQTQTRVQGSKVRRNKSLTEINEYNAENDEINVQDIFQWRAEDDEFMRLSGSNTMDEIMFDRGWSRDQLEREILKRRVILAYLIKNGLNKYAQVAATVQAFINDPDTILTLVANEKLEESLQDLREMESVQINVDPKKEEMVPRPDPGEETYELAKGILAEAEDRLLDDYRGADADVEGLAVALAESAEPTDAPDEIEAEPGEGDQPDAPFGGDMLDPEEVADEGVGGEDVGAEGTDDERGRFRDTESVGPEDSVRNPNDAGELGSFPEVYDETGDSDGEDAEPRTPESDGEDGSFGDFEAAFDAEGDERDRRDDTSEEDAT, via the coding sequence ATGAGCGACGAACGGGACGCGGAGGACGTGGCCTCCGACGAAGAACCACGCGGGGGCGACGCCAGTCCGGACGACGACGTGCCGGACGAACCGACCGGGAGCGACGACGCGCGCGCCGACGATTCCGAGGCCGACGACGCCGAGGCCGACGACAAACCGACCGAGGACAACCCGGAGGAGTCCGCGGAAAAACTGGCGGAGACCGGGGACCAGTCGGGAGAGACCGCGGACCAACTAGAAGACGACGAATCGGACGACACAACCGAGAGCGAGGACGAATCCGAGACGGAGGCCGAAGACGAATCCGAGGCCGAGGTCGAGGACACCCCCGAAACGGAGACCGACGAGACCGACGAAACTGAACAGGCCACTGACGAGTCCGAGACCGAGGACGACGCCGACGCTGAGAGCGACGCCGACACCGAGGACGCCGAAGACGAACTCAACACTGAAGACACCGACGCGGGACCGGACTCCCTCGACATCTCCGACGACGAGTTAGCCAGCGCGGGCGTCAGCGTCGGCGAGTACGACTGGGACGAGTTCAAAGAGGAGTTCTTTTACGAGAACGGTAGCCCGCCGACCAACTGGCGGGGCAAAGCCCTCCCCTTCGAACCGGACGAGTATCTGGGCCACGACCCCGCCGAAACCGGCGAGTTGGTCGAGGAGGGTGCCGAAACCGCCGAGGGCCTGAGCGCCTACTTCGAGGACTTCCTCGACCCCAAGGAGACGCCCGTGGCCCTCGGCGAGTATCTCTGGGAACACTTTCGCTACGAGTACTACTACGACGAGGACGACGACGAAAAAGTCCTGCCCCGCGACGAGTCGGGCGAAGTCGTCCCCTTCGACCGGAGCGAATGGCTCGGCCACGACGATTTCCCGGCCAGCGTCTTCGAGGCCGGTACCGCCGTCACGGACCTCAGCGCCAGTTTCGAGGAGTGGCTGAACCCCGAGACCACGCCTGTCGTCAAGGGCGAGTACTACTGGGAACACTTCAAGTACGAGTACTACTACACCGACACCGACGTTACCGCCCCGGAGCGACCCCGCGACGACGAGGGCGACATCGACCGCTTCGACAAGGAGGACTGGCTTGGCTTCCCCGAGGACGACATCGAGGAACTGCTGGCCGAGGGCGCACACGACGCCAGAAAGCTCCTCCAAATCGAGGACGAGCGAACGCTCGACGTGCCCGAGGATTTGGACGAGGACGCCTTCTTCTCGACCGTCGAGGGCCACACCACGGTCGTCAATCGCTACGACCTCGAAAAGGAGGTCGCGCTCCCCAAGAAACAGCACTTCCGGGAGGTGGACCGCTACTGGGTCAACAAGCCCTTCTCGTTCGTTGTCATCTTCCACTCCGAGAAGGAAAACGAGACCAAGTACTACCTCGTGGAACCCTACTGCACCCCCATCGAGGAGGACCTCAAAGAGTTCCTGACCAAGAAGCTCCGGTCGTCCATCAAGTACTCCAGCGACGAGGTGGTCGTGGAGGCCGACGAGGCGGAACGCGAGGAGGTCATCGAGCGCGAGACCCTCGAACTGCTGGCACGCTACGACCTCTACGCCGAGAACGACGGCGAGCGCGCGGACCAACTCAAGGAACTCCTCGAACGCTACGACGAGACCAAGGACGCGGTGTCGGCCTACGTCGAGCGACTCCGCGAGGAGACCACCGAGGCGGTCGAACCCATCCGCGAGGCCCTCGAAAACCGGCGAGACGACGAGGACGACGCGACCGGTGCAGAAACCCCCGAAGAAGACGAGGCGGAACGCGACGACGAGCCAGAAACCGAGGCCGACGAGTCAGAAATCGACGCCGAACCCTCGCCGGAAGCCGACCCCGAATCCGAGGAGGTCGCCGCGGACGGTGGAGCAGTCGAGGACGAAGATGCCGAGTCGCCCGCGGCCGGACCTGAAAGTCCGGAGGCACCCGAGACGCCCGAGGAACCAGACGCGACCGGTGACGAATCCGCCGACCTGCCAGCGACGACCGATGCCGAGGGCGAGGAGAACGCCGACCTCCCGGCAAAAACTGACGAGGACGACCCCGAACCCCGAATCCGACTGGACGAGTACCTCGACCTCGATTTCGACGCCGAGGGAAGTCTGCGCGAGCAGGTTCGGTCTGCGTTCGAGGCCAAAATCGAAGAACTGGAACCCGACGAGTCGGGGGGCCTCGACGGCATCATGGTTCGGCCAGAGCCGGTCCTCATCGAGGAGGACAACGACGACCTCTCGGAGTATCAGGCCGAGAAACTGCTGTACTACCTCAAGCGGGACTTCACCGGTTACGAGCGCATCGACGGTATCAAACACGACATCAACGTCGAGGACATCTCCTGCGACGGCTACAACTCGCCGGTGTTCGTCTACCACACCGACTACGAGCAGGTCATCAGCAACGTCTACCACGGCGAGGACGAACTCGACGACTTCGTGGTCAAGATGGCCCAGCGGTCGGGCAAGGGCATCAGCAAGCGCCAACCGCAGGTGGACGCCACCCTGCCCGACGGCTCTCGCGCCCAACTCACCCTCGGCCGGGAAGTCTCGGACCACGGGACCAACTACACCATCCGGCAGTTCAAGGACGTGCCGTTCACGCCAATCGACCTCGTGAACTGGAACACCTTCTCGCTGGAAGAGATGGCCTTCATGTGGCTCGCCATCGAGAACCACAAGTCGCTCATCTTCGCCGGGGGGACCGCCTCGGGCAAGACCACCTCACTCAACGCCGTCTCGCTGTTCATCCCCAGCAACTCCAAAATCGTCTCCATCGAGGACACCCGCGAGGTCGAACTGCCTCAGCGAAACTGGATTGCCTCGGTCACTCGACCCTCTTTCTCCGACGACGACAAGGGCGACGTGGACGAGTTCGACCTGCTGGAGGCCGCGCTCCGCCAGCGCCCCGACTACATCGTGATGGGCGAGATTCGGGGCGAGGAGGGCCGGACCCTGTTCCAAGTCATGTCAACCGGCCACACGACCTACACCACCTTCCACGCAGACACGGTGGGCGAGGTCCTCAAGCGATTCACGACCGAACCCATCAACGTCTCCAAGACCCTGTTCACCGCGCTCGATTTGGTCTCCATCCAGACCCAGACCCGAGTGCAGGGGAGCAAGGTGCGCCGGAACAAGTCGCTCACCGAAATCAACGAGTACAACGCCGAGAACGACGAAATCAACGTCCAAGACATCTTCCAGTGGCGCGCCGAGGACGACGAGTTCATGCGCTTGTCCGGTTCCAACACGATGGACGAAATCATGTTCGACCGCGGGTGGTCTCGGGACCAACTCGAACGCGAAATCCTCAAGCGCCGGGTCATCCTCGCGTACCTCATCAAGAACGGCCTCAACAAGTACGCGCAGGTCGCCGCCACGGTCCAAGCGTTCATCAACGACCCCGACACCATCCTGACGCTGGTGGCCAACGAGAAACTGGAGGAGAGCCTCCAAGACCTCCGGGAGATGGAGAGCGTCCAAATCAACGTGGACCCCAAGAAAGAGGAGATGGTGCCCCGGCCCGACCCCGGCGAGGAGACCTACGAACTCGCCAAGGGCATCCTCGCGGAGGCCGAGGACCGCCTGCTGGACGACTACCGCGGGGCGGACGCCGACGTGGAGGGACTGGCAGTCGCGCTGGCCGAATCTGCCGAACCCACCGACGCGCCTGACGAAATCGAGGCCGAACCCGGCGAGGGCGACCAACCGGATGCCCCCTTCGGCGGCGACATGCTCGACCCCGAGGAGGTCGCCGACGAGGGAGTCGGCGGCGAAGATGTCGGCGCGGAAGGCACCGACGACGAGCGCGGTCGGTTCCGAGACACCGAGTCGGTCGGCCCGGAGGACAGCGTTCGGAACCCCAACGACGCCGGGGAACTGGGTAGCTTCCCCGAGGTCTACGACGAGACCGGCGACAGCGACGGCGAGGACGCCGAACCGAGAACTCCCGAAAGCGACGGCGAGGACGGTTCGTTCGGCGACTTCGAGGCCGCCTTCGATGCCGAGGGCGACGAACGCGACCGGAGAGACGACACCTCCGAGGAGGACGCCACATGA
- a CDS encoding ABC transporter permease encodes MTRISARYLGKRLVVSYLTLLVIMSLLFVLIRSMPGSFIGSMITPELGQEDIRRLRETWGLNEPIWRQYIDFMVNYQTGQFGRSPTYKEPVWDIIVRRFPRTVVLFGGAFIVQFIVGPLVGMYLGWWRGTRRDKSIFTSSLAVYSMPAFWISWLFIWLFNYELGWLPSTYMFTKFAEFEWTTVNIIIDVLSHIALPLFSIAFVSWVGAMLVMRPAMNNVTSEDYVFLAQAKGLSERTVMIKHAARNALIPVATQAIVGLAFLLDGSVIIENVFSWPGLGQVIVSSVLSRDYPVSQAAFFMLAVLIIVMRLVTDIAYTYLDPRIKFGGD; translated from the coding sequence ATGACACGAATTAGCGCACGATACTTAGGCAAGCGGTTGGTGGTGTCTTACCTGACCCTGCTTGTCATCATGTCGCTACTGTTCGTCCTCATCCGGAGCATGCCGGGGTCGTTCATCGGCTCGATGATTACTCCGGAACTCGGTCAGGAGGACATCAGAAGGCTGAGAGAGACATGGGGCCTCAACGAACCGATTTGGAGACAGTACATCGACTTCATGGTCAACTACCAGACCGGGCAGTTCGGCCGGTCGCCGACGTACAAAGAACCCGTGTGGGACATCATCGTCCGCCGGTTCCCGCGGACCGTCGTGCTGTTCGGCGGGGCGTTCATCGTCCAGTTCATCGTCGGACCGCTCGTGGGCATGTACCTCGGCTGGTGGCGCGGAACCCGGAGGGACAAGAGCATCTTCACGTCTAGTCTGGCCGTGTATTCGATGCCCGCCTTCTGGATTTCGTGGTTGTTCATCTGGCTGTTCAACTACGAACTCGGGTGGCTACCGAGTACCTACATGTTCACCAAGTTCGCCGAGTTCGAGTGGACCACCGTGAACATCATCATCGACGTGCTCAGTCACATCGCCCTGCCGCTGTTCAGCATCGCCTTCGTCTCGTGGGTCGGCGCGATGCTGGTCATGCGCCCGGCGATGAACAACGTCACCAGCGAGGACTACGTGTTCCTCGCGCAGGCGAAGGGACTGAGCGAGCGGACCGTGATGATAAAGCACGCCGCGCGAAACGCGCTCATCCCAGTGGCGACGCAGGCCATCGTCGGACTGGCCTTCCTGCTCGACGGCAGTGTCATCATCGAGAACGTCTTCAGTTGGCCGGGACTGGGACAGGTCATCGTCTCGTCGGTGCTGAGTCGAGACTACCCCGTCTCGCAAGCGGCGTTCTTCATGCTCGCCGTCCTCATCATCGTCATGCGACTCGTAACCGACATCGCGTACACGTATCTCGACCCGCGGATCAAGTTCGGGGGTGACTAG
- a CDS encoding ABC transporter substrate-binding protein codes for MPHRRNRSDGTNNSRRKFLKASGAGAVALSLAGCSGGGDQDSTEETTTTTEGSGTVAGDASDIPKGGTLRYGMSSKPDSANVLVSSSVYGGVPLYRVYEFGVALDPISNEVKPWVFTDWTIESDSDKPSIYFNMRDGLKWNDGEDFTKEDVLFTFQYCMDQVPGQFASIIEPMEEIKESSKSDWDFELKLNKPIGYWENDTLGGLPLLPKHKWEGKNYKQYDPMAENPENGPVGLGPGRLTKFNPDTSMQLKLDNEHYYDTLSQLDWRKEHDQIIAGGPFLDKVNFKIYGSQTAMTQAFLQGEIDTHYGSMKSAKQSEVKKTEGMGLINGVDSGFSYLGFNGRRKPLDDVAFKQAMGFMFDEYFWIQRLLENNAIKGDFAQTPGYPAPRPDYQFAEEGEMSTHPATNAFDFRSEEAAIPNVEAVRKFLTDGQVIDGSEGTYAGKEYPGSLSGVKASQSESKHEYTFGEVKSSALKDSDNADKEIRVDGKTIPEVMDGDAINIFIDPPKNTPKEAKAIKRWAKNLKSLGIPVKTQTVSFNTMVSKVYQQEDFDIYPMGWGGTGPFGSSAYAFFHSDNADDLSKKDHDAEKKNVSTTLYNGVGYGLAGGSADELLSKARTELDPKKRNEFSAKALERIYLDMPYFVMDYDKMRWPVNTEKFDGFIEGLVDPPYASFGTALNNIHLKE; via the coding sequence ATGCCACACCGGCGCAACCGATCGGATGGTACGAACAATAGCCGACGAAAGTTCCTGAAAGCGAGTGGTGCTGGTGCCGTTGCCCTCTCTCTTGCTGGCTGTAGCGGTGGCGGCGATCAGGACTCGACTGAGGAGACGACGACGACGACCGAAGGGTCGGGGACGGTCGCTGGTGACGCCAGCGACATCCCCAAGGGTGGGACGTTGCGGTACGGGATGTCCTCGAAACCCGACTCCGCGAACGTCCTCGTGTCCAGTTCTGTCTACGGCGGCGTCCCGCTGTACCGCGTCTACGAGTTCGGTGTCGCGCTTGACCCCATCTCGAACGAGGTCAAGCCGTGGGTCTTCACTGACTGGACCATCGAGTCCGACTCCGACAAGCCGAGCATCTACTTCAACATGCGGGACGGTCTGAAGTGGAACGACGGCGAGGACTTCACCAAGGAGGACGTGCTGTTCACGTTCCAGTACTGCATGGACCAAGTGCCGGGTCAGTTCGCCAGTATTATCGAACCGATGGAGGAGATCAAGGAGTCCTCCAAGAGCGACTGGGACTTCGAGCTGAAACTCAACAAGCCCATCGGTTACTGGGAGAACGACACCCTCGGCGGTCTTCCGCTCCTGCCCAAGCACAAGTGGGAAGGGAAGAACTACAAGCAGTACGACCCGATGGCGGAGAACCCCGAGAACGGTCCGGTCGGTCTCGGTCCGGGACGACTCACGAAGTTCAACCCGGACACCTCGATGCAACTCAAGCTCGACAACGAACACTACTACGACACCCTCAGCCAACTCGACTGGCGGAAGGAACACGACCAGATCATCGCCGGCGGTCCCTTCCTCGACAAGGTTAACTTCAAAATCTACGGTAGCCAGACCGCGATGACGCAGGCCTTCCTGCAGGGTGAAATCGACACCCACTACGGTAGCATGAAGTCCGCGAAGCAGTCGGAGGTCAAGAAGACCGAGGGGATGGGCCTCATCAACGGTGTCGACAGTGGGTTCTCGTACCTCGGCTTCAACGGTCGCCGGAAGCCCCTCGACGACGTTGCGTTCAAGCAGGCGATGGGCTTCATGTTCGACGAGTACTTCTGGATTCAGCGGCTCCTCGAGAACAACGCCATCAAGGGCGACTTCGCCCAGACGCCGGGGTATCCCGCCCCGCGTCCGGACTACCAGTTCGCCGAGGAGGGCGAGATGTCTACCCACCCGGCCACCAACGCCTTCGACTTCCGGTCGGAGGAGGCCGCAATCCCGAACGTGGAGGCCGTCCGCAAGTTCCTCACCGACGGGCAGGTCATCGACGGCTCCGAGGGCACCTACGCCGGCAAGGAGTACCCCGGCAGTCTCTCCGGTGTCAAAGCGAGCCAGTCCGAATCCAAACACGAGTACACCTTCGGCGAGGTCAAGTCCTCGGCGCTTAAGGACAGCGACAACGCCGACAAGGAAATCCGCGTGGACGGCAAGACCATCCCCGAAGTGATGGACGGCGACGCGATTAACATCTTCATCGACCCGCCGAAGAACACGCCCAAGGAGGCCAAGGCCATCAAGCGGTGGGCCAAGAACCTCAAGAGCCTCGGCATCCCGGTCAAGACCCAGACGGTGTCGTTCAACACGATGGTCTCGAAGGTCTACCAGCAGGAGGACTTCGACATCTACCCGATGGGCTGGGGCGGCACCGGTCCGTTCGGTTCCTCGGCCTACGCCTTCTTCCACTCGGACAACGCCGACGACCTCTCGAAGAAGGACCACGACGCCGAGAAGAAGAACGTCTCGACGACGTTGTACAACGGCGTGGGCTACGGTCTGGCCGGCGGCAGTGCCGACGAACTCCTCTCGAAGGCCCGAACCGAACTCGACCCCAAGAAGCGTAACGAGTTCAGCGCGAAGGCCCTAGAGCGCATCTACCTCGACATGCCGTACTTCGTCATGGACTACGACAAGATGCGCTGGCCGGTCAACACCGAGAAGTTCGACGGCTTCATCGAGGGCCTCGTGGACCCGCCGTACGCGAGTTTCGGCACCGCCCTCAACAACATCCACCTGAAGGAATAG
- a CDS encoding ABC transporter ATP-binding protein, protein MSLLEVNDLSVRYDAGDSQVHAVDGVSFSVEHGETFGLVGESGCGKTTLGKSLIHLLDANGYVEQGEVWFNGTLPRWEGENGEPRREIIEGDQYPVREDGMTDLTELDDEDIRDIRWRNIALIPQSAMNALNPVYKVGDQIIEAILRHEPDTTRKEADERARDLLERVGIEPERADDYAHEYSGGMKQRAVIAMAMACNPDMLIADEPTTALDVIIQDRILEEIEELQDEFDVSILVVSHDISVMAEICDKLGVMYGGKMMESGPKEAVLQDAANPYTLGLKNSFPTVKQEQEQLVSIPGSPPTLLDPNDGCRFADRCPFVVDECHTEHPPMYDVPAAESGTRTEATDRHEHRSACYRVNELEMMREQAGKEETWTETQTH, encoded by the coding sequence ATGTCACTACTCGAAGTCAACGACCTCTCGGTGCGCTACGACGCAGGCGATTCGCAGGTCCACGCGGTAGACGGCGTGAGTTTCAGCGTCGAACACGGCGAGACGTTCGGACTGGTCGGCGAATCCGGCTGTGGCAAGACCACGCTCGGCAAGTCGCTCATCCACTTGCTGGACGCGAACGGCTACGTCGAGCAAGGAGAAGTCTGGTTCAACGGCACCCTTCCCCGATGGGAGGGCGAGAACGGCGAACCCCGACGCGAAATCATCGAGGGCGACCAGTATCCCGTCCGCGAAGACGGGATGACCGACCTCACGGAACTCGACGACGAGGACATCCGGGACATCCGCTGGCGGAACATCGCGCTGATTCCCCAGAGCGCGATGAACGCGCTGAACCCGGTCTACAAGGTCGGCGACCAAATCATCGAGGCCATTCTGCGCCACGAACCCGACACGACGAGGAAGGAGGCCGACGAGCGAGCGCGCGACCTCCTCGAACGTGTGGGTATCGAACCCGAGCGGGCCGACGACTACGCCCACGAGTACTCGGGCGGGATGAAACAGCGCGCGGTCATCGCCATGGCGATGGCGTGCAATCCCGATATGCTCATCGCCGACGAACCGACCACCGCGCTCGACGTGATTATTCAGGACCGCATCCTCGAAGAAATCGAGGAGCTACAGGACGAGTTCGACGTCTCCATCCTCGTCGTCAGTCACGACATCAGCGTCATGGCCGAGATTTGCGACAAACTCGGCGTGATGTACGGCGGCAAGATGATGGAGAGCGGTCCGAAGGAGGCGGTGCTTCAGGACGCCGCAAACCCCTACACGCTCGGGTTGAAGAACTCCTTCCCGACGGTCAAGCAGGAACAGGAGCAGTTGGTCTCGATTCCGGGGTCGCCGCCGACCCTGCTAGACCCGAACGATGGCTGTCGATTCGCCGACCGGTGTCCGTTCGTGGTGGACGAGTGTCATACCGAGCATCCGCCGATGTACGACGTGCCGGCGGCAGAGTCCGGCACGCGGACCGAGGCCACCGACCGCCACGAGCATCGCTCGGCGTGTTACCGTGTGAACGAACTCGAAATGATGCGCGAACAAGCAGGTAAGGAGGAAACATGGACCGAAACGCAGACCCACTAG
- a CDS encoding ABC transporter ATP-binding protein has translation MDRNADPLVEVENLSKWFDMSQGVMDRLMGREPTPVKAVNDVSFTINEGDIMGIAGESGCGKTTLGKLLVQLHEPTKGSIHFDGKDITDMSNSEEQEFRKRVQMIFQDPFESLNPRMTVFQSVVEPLRINDMYGGYNERRERVIEVLNEVGLSPAEAYLNEFPKELSGGELQRVAIARALVVNPDFIVCDEPVSMLDVSIRAGVLNLMKDLQDEYGLTYVFISHDLSLIRYMCDRTAIMYLGDIIEQGPTDDVVMDPKHPYTEALFDAVPEVAPDAERHRANVTGEVPNPRNPPSGCRFHPRCSEIIPPSDWTGSQPAFRRAFQFKRKILTEQLGPEDVQTSAETAGDRATEELLEHGLTLEIPEEHRPDVATGADVDLRQLELPSDAEQTLREAAERVVNEDMDGAREVLDGEFPTVCEQDHPELRTAGDQITACHLYEGEERKTRKASADD, from the coding sequence ATGGACCGAAACGCAGACCCACTAGTCGAAGTCGAGAACCTCTCGAAGTGGTTCGACATGTCGCAGGGGGTCATGGACCGCCTGATGGGTCGGGAACCGACCCCGGTGAAAGCCGTCAACGACGTGTCGTTCACCATCAACGAGGGAGACATCATGGGCATCGCAGGCGAGTCCGGGTGTGGCAAGACCACCCTCGGCAAACTGCTGGTGCAACTCCACGAACCGACGAAGGGGTCCATCCACTTCGACGGGAAGGACATCACCGACATGTCCAACAGCGAGGAGCAGGAGTTCCGCAAGCGGGTCCAGATGATTTTCCAAGACCCCTTCGAGAGCCTGAACCCGCGGATGACGGTGTTCCAGTCCGTCGTGGAACCGCTCCGCATCAACGACATGTACGGCGGGTACAACGAGCGCCGCGAGCGCGTCATCGAGGTGCTGAACGAGGTCGGTCTGTCGCCGGCCGAGGCCTACCTCAACGAGTTCCCCAAGGAACTGTCTGGCGGGGAACTCCAGCGTGTCGCAATCGCTCGCGCCCTCGTCGTCAATCCCGACTTCATCGTCTGCGACGAACCCGTCTCGATGCTCGACGTGTCCATCCGGGCGGGCGTCCTGAACCTGATGAAGGACCTGCAGGACGAGTACGGCCTGACCTACGTGTTCATCAGCCACGACCTCTCGCTCATCCGGTACATGTGCGACCGGACCGCCATCATGTACCTCGGCGACATCATCGAGCAGGGGCCGACCGACGACGTGGTGATGGACCCCAAACACCCCTACACGGAAGCGCTGTTCGACGCGGTGCCCGAAGTCGCGCCCGACGCAGAGCGCCACCGCGCGAACGTCACCGGCGAGGTGCCCAACCCGCGGAACCCGCCGTCCGGGTGTCGGTTCCACCCCCGGTGTTCGGAGATTATTCCGCCCTCGGACTGGACCGGGAGCCAACCGGCCTTCCGCCGGGCCTTCCAGTTCAAGCGCAAGATTCTGACCGAACAGCTCGGTCCCGAGGACGTACAAACCAGCGCGGAGACCGCCGGCGACCGGGCGACCGAGGAGCTACTCGAACACGGTCTGACCCTCGAAATCCCGGAGGAGCATCGCCCCGACGTGGCGACCGGCGCGGACGTGGACCTGCGCCAACTCGAACTCCCGAGTGACGCCGAGCAGACCCTGCGCGAGGCCGCAGAGCGAGTCGTCAACGAGGACATGGACGGCGCGCGCGAGGTCTTGGACGGCGAGTTCCCGACCGTCTGCGAGCAGGACCACCCCGAACTCCGCACGGCGGGCGACCAGATTACCGCCTGCCACCTCTACGAGGGCGAGGAGCGAAAGACCCGGAAGGCCAGCGCCGACGACTGA
- a CDS encoding ABC transporter permease gives MSTETESGSQFDSFKERWRPRIERFRRGWDRFTEEKMGVLGIVIMVMFILWALFPDFFAPHSMEWRAYLGTEPGRLTAEQADTLPHPPAFGDPFWAPFGTNYLGQGILSLIVHAADDALYIGFAAGLLSSLVGVPLGLISGFYGDTWIDETIQRVVDVMYGLPFLPFLIVLVAIRGITTTNIILGIAVTSWLNNCILIRGETLSLKERSYVESAKVAGASDTRIVFRHIMPNVLPLAFVFLAQDAASAIIAQASLAYLGLADFTANSWGLMLQNIKSNGYVFEAWWWLIPPGVCIMLLAAAFYFVGFSMEDVTNPQEDN, from the coding sequence ATGTCTACGGAAACTGAAAGCGGTTCACAATTCGACTCGTTCAAAGAACGCTGGCGGCCACGCATCGAGCGGTTCCGACGCGGCTGGGACCGATTCACCGAGGAGAAGATGGGCGTCCTCGGCATCGTCATCATGGTGATGTTCATCCTCTGGGCGCTGTTCCCCGACTTCTTCGCGCCCCACTCGATGGAGTGGCGCGCGTACCTCGGAACCGAACCGGGGCGGCTGACTGCCGAGCAGGCAGACACGCTACCCCATCCGCCGGCGTTCGGCGACCCGTTCTGGGCACCGTTCGGGACGAACTACCTCGGACAGGGCATCCTGTCGCTCATCGTCCACGCCGCCGACGACGCGCTCTACATCGGCTTCGCGGCCGGTCTGCTGTCGAGCCTCGTCGGCGTCCCGCTCGGACTCATCAGTGGGTTCTACGGCGACACGTGGATAGACGAGACCATCCAGCGCGTCGTCGACGTGATGTACGGGCTTCCCTTCCTGCCCTTCCTCATCGTCCTCGTGGCGATTCGGGGCATCACGACCACGAACATCATCCTCGGCATCGCCGTGACCTCGTGGCTGAACAACTGCATCCTCATCCGAGGAGAAACCCTGTCGCTGAAGGAACGCTCCTACGTCGAGTCCGCGAAGGTCGCGGGCGCGAGCGACACTCGAATCGTGTTCCGCCACATCATGCCCAACGTCCTGCCGCTGGCGTTCGTCTTCCTCGCGCAGGACGCCGCGTCCGCCATCATCGCCCAAGCGTCGCTGGCGTACCTCGGGCTCGCGGACTTCACCGCCAACTCGTGGGGCCTGATGCTCCAGAACATCAAGTCGAACGGGTACGTCTTCGAGGCGTGGTGGTGGCTCATCCCGCCGGGCGTCTGTATCATGCTGTTGGCGGCCGCGTTCTACTTCGTCGGCTTCTCGATGGAGGACGTGACCAACCCGCAGGAGGACAACTAA